A region of Solanum dulcamara chromosome 7, daSolDulc1.2, whole genome shotgun sequence DNA encodes the following proteins:
- the LOC129896855 gene encoding 14 kDa proline-rich protein DC2.15-like has protein sequence MASKSQASITLLLSLNLLFFALVTGTDNCGTCGNGGGSGNGGGGSGQGKCPRDALKLGVCANVLNLVNVIVGSPPTLPCCSLIQGLVDLEAAVCLCTAIRANVLGINLNVPLSLSLVLNSCGRNPPNGFTC, from the coding sequence ATGGCTTCCAAAAGTCAGGCCTCAATTACCCTTTTATTATCCCTCAATCTCCTCTTCTTTGCTCTTGTAACTGGAACAGATAATTGTGGCACTTGTGGAAATGGTGGTGGCTCGGGTAACGGTGGTGGGGGATCAGGACAAGGGAAGTGTCCAAGAGATGCTTTGAAACTTGGAGTATGTGCTAATGTACTTAATTTGGTGAATGTAATAGTGGGGTCTCCTCCAACTTTGCCATGCTGCAGTTTGATTCAGGGACTGGTGGATCTAGAGGCGGCAGTTTGCTTGTGCACAGCCATAAGAGCAAATGTGTTGGGAATAAATTTGAATGTGCCACTCTCTTTAAGCCTCGTACTCAACAGCTGTGGAAGGAATCCTCCTAATGGCTTCACTTGTTGA